From Polaribacter haliotis:
AACAAAGGATACCCATATAATAATGGAGATGAAGAGTTAAGAATTGATTCTGTACTTATAGAAGCATTATAATAAAACTAGTAAACACACATTATTATAACTTATAATGTGTGTTTACTTCTATCTTTGTATAATGTACAATTGTGTTATATTAGCAATTAATTATCAATCCTAAATTATGAAATTAGAGATACTCACCAAATCAGAAAATTTTAACGTTCAAAAAGATATTATATCTAAAATAAAAGATTTAATAAATTTTAAAAACTTAGAACCTGGAGATAAATTACCTTCAGAAAGAATGTTATCAGAAAAATTTGAAGTATCAAGAAGTAACGTAAGAGAAGCAATACAAAAATTAGAATTTTACGGTCTTTTAAAATCCATTCCACAAAGTGGTACTTTCGTTGCCAATATTGGTGTAATTGCCATGAATGGAATGATAGACGATATTTTAAGATTAGACGATCCTGATTTTAAATCTTTGGTAGAAACAAGAATCTTATTGGAACTTAAAACAGCAAGATTAGCGGCTTTAAGAAGAACAGAAGAAGATTTAAGTGACATGAAAAATGCCTTAGATGCTTACGAAGAAAAAGTTATTAATGGAGAGGATGCAGTCCAAGAAGATT
This genomic window contains:
- a CDS encoding FadR/GntR family transcriptional regulator, coding for MKLEILTKSENFNVQKDIISKIKDLINFKNLEPGDKLPSERMLSEKFEVSRSNVREAIQKLEFYGLLKSIPQSGTFVANIGVIAMNGMIDDILRLDDPDFKSLVETRILLELKTARLAALRRTEEDLSDMKNALDAYEEKVINGEDAVQEDLLFHLSIAKASGNSSLNNFMLIIIPEIITNFEKYHVCDKGLAQEGIKEHLEIYKAIEKGDPKLAKQKMKDHFKVLYQYCYNLK